From the genome of Castor canadensis chromosome 4, mCasCan1.hap1v2, whole genome shotgun sequence, one region includes:
- the LOC141422715 gene encoding uncharacterized protein, whose protein sequence is MRRFLNCKRGLDWVHRTVSHRNLGSGPTVDTSSTQGQAGNCGQGSPVRAGALQRPRPLPAFHPGLGKGRARAEGRAAAEKKDVWEAGEWGGSEAGLTPSRSPAWLRLVPQSCRPALGLPSLPPSLAFPSLRSDPAAWTPTGRLGSGRGRLGASDEGTGQVWGWRELPPGRGARRARPRGAPFAAALVASRGEPRKGGGRRGGQCQAGLLRAGASHPPSLGVPRVTAAAARQLLLLALLPTPAPGRCALAFPTEHLDGRACFHGESRVWTRPEARWSHDRIPRPRLAAVGTRTFASG, encoded by the exons ATGCGGAGATTTTTGAACTGCAAACGGGGCCTGGATTGGGTGCATAGGACAGTGAGTCACAGGAACCTTGGCTCGGGTCCAACCGTGGACACCAGCTCAACTCAAGGGCAGGCGGGGAACTGCGGCCAAGGGAGCCCAGTACGCGCCGGCGCGTTGCAGCGGCCCCGCCCTCTGCCAGCCTTTCATCCGGGTCTCGGAAAGGGGCGTGCCCGGGCAGAGGGGCGGGCAGCAGCAGAGAAGAAGGACGTGTGGGAGGctggagagtggggagggagcGAGGCGGGGC TGACTCCGTCCCGCTCTCCTGCCTGGCTCCGCTTAGTGCCCCAGTCCTGCCGCCCCGCCCTGGGCCTCCCGAGCCTCCCGCCCTCACTCGCGTTCCCGTCGCTCCGGTCCGACCCGGCCGCATGGACACCCACGGGCCGCCTGGGTAGCGGCCGCGGCCGGCTCGGGGCGTCAGACGAGGGGACAGGTCAGGTGTGGGGCTGGAGGGAGCTGCCTCCCGGGCGAGGAGCACGGCGGGCCCGGCCGCGGGGAGCCCCCTTTGCCGCTGCCCTTGTGGCTTCGCGGGGGGAGCCGAGGAAGGGAGGAGGGCGGCGGGGTGGGCAGTGTCAGGCCGGCTTGCTCAGGGCCGGA GCCAGCCACCCGCCCAGCCTCGGGGTGCCCCGGGTAACAGCTGCTGCGGCCCGacagctgctcctgctggcccTCCTGCCCACACCTGCCCCTGGGAGGTGCGCCCTCGCCTTCCCCACGGAGCATCTGGACGGGAGAGCCTGCTTCCATGGCGAGAGCCGGGTCTGGACCAGGCCCGAGGCAAGGTGGAGCCATGATCGGATCCCAAGACCGAGGCTGGCAGCTGTGGGGACCCGAACGTTCGCATCAGGTTGA